The [Bacillus] selenitireducens MLS10 genome includes a region encoding these proteins:
- a CDS encoding YpjP family protein, translating to MMKLYLRRLWVVMIAILTLGLYIPEWTVDAEESQPGSESGSSTSDEELQDIAEAFAGVSDSSEDDADDDEGEETDFLSLFTEQAKEQTIHKLGPRISNKIESEVFDSIFPVMEEVIESYISKLPDDQVPYLVIDEQKASYDGEKIFHIHDANSDEDVLRFHVRKDLKPKQGYWFNFHYHDKEDDFETHHEIGDVYWDKNTPPKWMTH from the coding sequence ATGATGAAACTGTATCTGCGCCGGTTATGGGTCGTGATGATCGCGATTCTGACACTCGGCTTATACATACCGGAATGGACCGTTGATGCCGAAGAGAGTCAGCCTGGCTCTGAATCCGGAAGCAGCACCAGTGACGAAGAACTGCAGGATATTGCCGAAGCCTTTGCGGGCGTTTCGGATTCTTCTGAGGATGACGCGGACGATGATGAGGGTGAAGAGACTGATTTTTTGAGTCTGTTCACGGAACAGGCGAAAGAACAGACGATTCACAAGCTCGGACCGAGAATCTCGAATAAAATCGAATCGGAAGTGTTTGATTCGATCTTCCCGGTGATGGAAGAAGTGATCGAATCCTACATCAGCAAGCTCCCGGATGACCAGGTGCCATACCTCGTGATCGATGAACAGAAAGCCTCGTATGACGGGGAGAAGATCTTTCATATTCATGATGCGAACAGCGATGAAGATGTGCTTCGTTTTCACGTGCGGAAAGATCTGAAACCGAAACAGGGGTACTGGTTCAACTTTCACTACCATGATAAAGAGGACGACTTTGAAACCCACCATGAGATCGGCGACGTGTACTGGGATAAAAACACACCGCCAAAATGGATGACACACTGA